A region from the Geobacter benzoatilyticus genome encodes:
- a CDS encoding acyl carrier protein, with amino-acid sequence MPKKDYAEIFEEVKALLQQFDKVPENIGEETELVNDLGLDSLLVMELVQEVEDAYDISFPLNDLSGIRTVRDFVLRIQQELEA; translated from the coding sequence ATGCCCAAAAAAGACTATGCGGAAATATTCGAAGAGGTCAAGGCGCTCCTCCAGCAGTTTGACAAGGTTCCGGAGAACATTGGGGAGGAGACGGAGCTTGTCAACGATCTTGGTCTCGACTCCCTTCTGGTGATGGAACTTGTTCAGGAAGTGGAGGACGCCTACGATATTTCCTTCCCCTTGAATGACCTCTCCGGAATCCGGACGGTCAGGGATTTCGTGTTGCGGATTCAACAAGAGCTCGAGGCCTGA
- a CDS encoding NAD-dependent epimerase/dehydratase family protein codes for MTDPVRESHNDAPSAHVTTVAITGGTGFIGKSLIYRFLQENVCVRALVRPASISSCFTAPGLTWIHGELNSEDSLGKLLDGASAVIHCAGSVRGASASDFMPANVSGVEKIAQMARSSADSPRFLLISSLAARSPELSCYAASKRQGEEVLRGAANRLDWTIIRPPAVYGPGDREMLPLLQWIRRGMVFVPGGGTGRFSLIFIDDLTEAVLSWLMSGAGSDGCFELHDGKAGGYCWEEIREIASELYRRPVRRIDVPRIALDAAAHVNSAISRLAGYLPMLTPGKVRELCHDDWVCDNADFSCITRWAPEVGLREGLLRTLG; via the coding sequence ATGACTGACCCCGTACGGGAGTCGCACAATGATGCCCCGTCCGCCCACGTCACAACCGTCGCCATTACCGGCGGGACCGGCTTCATCGGCAAATCTCTCATTTATCGCTTCCTGCAGGAAAATGTTTGTGTCAGGGCGCTGGTACGCCCGGCTTCTATCTCGTCGTGCTTCACCGCGCCGGGACTGACATGGATTCATGGCGAGTTGAACAGTGAAGACAGTCTGGGGAAACTTCTCGACGGAGCCTCGGCTGTGATTCATTGCGCCGGATCCGTGCGCGGCGCATCGGCATCCGACTTTATGCCGGCCAACGTTTCCGGAGTGGAAAAGATTGCACAAATGGCGCGGAGTTCAGCGGACTCTCCGCGCTTTCTTCTGATCTCCTCTCTGGCTGCCAGATCACCGGAACTCTCCTGCTATGCCGCAAGCAAGCGGCAGGGGGAAGAGGTTCTGCGCGGTGCGGCCAACAGGCTCGACTGGACGATTATCCGGCCGCCGGCAGTGTATGGCCCCGGAGACCGCGAAATGCTACCCCTGCTGCAATGGATCCGGCGGGGAATGGTCTTTGTCCCCGGAGGAGGAACTGGGCGCTTTTCGCTGATTTTCATCGACGACCTTACGGAGGCAGTCCTGAGCTGGCTGATGAGCGGTGCCGGCAGCGACGGCTGCTTCGAACTGCACGACGGCAAGGCAGGGGGGTACTGCTGGGAAGAAATCCGGGAAATAGCCTCTGAGCTTTACCGGCGTCCCGTCAGACGCATCGATGTTCCGCGGATAGCCCTGGACGCCGCGGCCCATGTCAACTCCGCCATCTCCCGGCTTGCCGGATATCTGCCGATGCTGACGCCGGGCAAGGTCAGAGAATTGTGCCATGACGACTGGGTCTGCGATAATGCGGATTTCAGTTGCATCACCCGATGGGCTCCGGAAGTCGGGCTGCGCGAAGGGTTGCTCCGCACGCTCGGATGA
- a CDS encoding fatty acyl-AMP ligase, which produces MNELKMTPTENSIALRQGDFQSLAEALDYAAEGTTGINFYSGKGALEASVSYTQLRQGARSLASKLLGLGLKRGERMALVADTDADFVRFFFACQYAGLVPVPLPAAVHLGGRQAVIENLRKLLVSCGAKAAMSSSSFYPFLVDAVDGLNLDHVGEPAFFDALPEADLPLQHPRPDEVAYLQYTSGSTRFPRGVVITQKSVMANLEGIIRNGLGVRPGDRCTSWLPFYHDMGLVGFLLAPMASQLSIDYLSTRDFAMRPRLWPALISRNRATISYSPTFGYALCARRIRPNEIERYDLSSWRIAGTGAEPIRADILDRFARLLEPAGFHSRAFVASYGMAECSLAVSFAPLGKGLVIDRISAETLAENGTAVPVEESRCSRETKELVFCGAPLPGHEIEIRDEQGRVLPERRCGVLHVRGPSVMSGYLGDHESTREVLSSDGWLNTGDLAYLADGQVIITGRKKDMIIINGRNIWPQDIEFIAEQMPEIRSRDAAAFSTGGVGEDEAVVLVVQCRQFRQFDEMERDRLVEALRGRVREEFGIDCMVELVPPAHPAANIIRQDIKNHGTGRFSPPQPGSVPSPPAVCRPDRELAA; this is translated from the coding sequence ATGAATGAACTTAAAATGACGCCGACCGAAAACTCCATCGCCTTGCGTCAAGGCGATTTCCAGAGTCTGGCCGAAGCCCTTGATTATGCAGCGGAAGGCACTACGGGAATCAATTTCTATTCCGGGAAAGGGGCGCTCGAAGCCTCTGTCTCCTATACGCAGTTGCGACAAGGTGCCCGGTCGCTGGCGAGCAAGCTCCTGGGGCTCGGCCTCAAGCGGGGCGAGCGGATGGCCCTGGTCGCCGATACCGATGCTGATTTTGTGCGGTTTTTCTTTGCCTGCCAGTATGCCGGGCTGGTTCCCGTCCCTCTGCCTGCAGCAGTACATCTGGGCGGACGCCAGGCCGTTATTGAAAATTTACGCAAACTCCTGGTCTCCTGCGGAGCTAAGGCCGCCATGAGCTCCAGTTCCTTCTACCCCTTTCTGGTTGATGCCGTTGACGGTCTGAACCTGGATCATGTCGGTGAACCAGCCTTCTTCGACGCCCTTCCCGAAGCGGATTTGCCGCTGCAGCATCCTCGTCCCGATGAAGTCGCCTACCTGCAATATACTTCGGGCAGCACCCGTTTCCCCCGCGGAGTTGTAATCACGCAGAAGTCAGTCATGGCCAACCTGGAAGGGATCATCCGCAACGGGCTCGGTGTCCGCCCCGGAGACCGGTGCACCTCATGGCTCCCCTTCTACCACGATATGGGGCTTGTGGGCTTTCTGCTGGCGCCGATGGCTTCGCAGCTTTCCATTGATTACCTGAGCACGCGGGATTTCGCCATGCGTCCGCGCCTCTGGCCGGCATTGATTTCCAGAAACCGCGCCACAATCTCCTACAGCCCCACCTTCGGATACGCCCTGTGCGCGCGGCGCATTCGCCCGAATGAAATCGAGCGATACGATCTGAGCTCATGGCGCATCGCCGGAACAGGTGCCGAGCCGATCAGGGCGGATATCCTGGATCGTTTCGCCCGGCTGCTGGAACCGGCCGGCTTCCATTCCCGGGCCTTCGTGGCCTCCTACGGCATGGCGGAATGTTCCCTCGCCGTAAGCTTTGCCCCCCTTGGCAAAGGTCTGGTTATCGACCGGATCAGCGCCGAGACCCTCGCGGAAAACGGAACGGCCGTGCCCGTTGAGGAAAGCAGATGCAGCAGAGAAACCAAAGAACTAGTATTCTGCGGCGCACCCCTTCCCGGACACGAGATCGAGATCCGCGACGAACAGGGAAGGGTGCTGCCCGAGCGGCGCTGCGGAGTGCTACATGTGCGCGGCCCCAGCGTCATGAGCGGATATCTCGGCGATCATGAATCCACAAGGGAAGTCCTGTCTTCCGATGGTTGGCTCAATACCGGCGACCTCGCCTACCTGGCCGACGGACAGGTAATTATCACCGGCCGCAAGAAAGACATGATTATCATCAACGGCAGGAACATATGGCCGCAGGATATTGAATTTATCGCTGAGCAGATGCCGGAAATCCGTTCGCGGGACGCTGCCGCATTTTCCACCGGCGGGGTTGGAGAAGACGAGGCCGTGGTTCTGGTGGTGCAGTGCCGTCAATTCCGTCAATTCGACGAAATGGAGCGCGACCGCCTTGTAGAGGCCCTTCGCGGCCGCGTCAGGGAAGAGTTCGGCATCGATTGCATGGTTGAGCTCGTCCCCCCCGCACACCCTGCCGCAAACATCATCCGGCAAGATATCAAGAACCATGGCACGGGCCGATTTTCTCCACCGCAACCAGGATCTGTTCCCAGCCCCCCTGCAGTATGTCGGCCAGACCGGGAGCTAGCAGCATGA
- a CDS encoding HIT family protein, producing MTNTTLDKFGYPGTLIEDGPRWAVLLRPAQVTLGSLVLICKEPVQEFSALSEQAFSDLRDVTGRIERSLRRIFAFDKINYLMLMMVDPDVHFHVIPRYAQERRFAGTVFRDPTWHGPPDLSRSNELDDGTRQELLQHLLSCWERTSPSPGISDL from the coding sequence ATGACCAATACGACCCTTGATAAATTCGGCTATCCCGGCACGCTCATCGAAGACGGTCCCCGCTGGGCCGTTCTGCTCCGCCCCGCCCAGGTGACGTTGGGATCGTTGGTACTGATCTGCAAAGAGCCGGTTCAGGAGTTTTCCGCCCTGAGCGAGCAAGCTTTTTCCGACCTCCGTGATGTAACCGGACGCATAGAGCGATCGCTTCGAAGAATCTTCGCTTTCGACAAAATCAACTACCTCATGCTGATGATGGTTGATCCCGACGTCCATTTTCACGTTATTCCACGCTACGCCCAGGAGCGCCGATTTGCCGGAACGGTATTCCGGGACCCGACCTGGCACGGACCGCCGGACCTTAGCCGGAGCAATGAACTTGACGATGGGACCAGGCAGGAACTCTTGCAGCACCTACTCTCATGTTGGGAACGGACTTCCCCGTCCCCTGGAATATCCGATCTATGA
- a CDS encoding nucleotidyltransferase family protein has product MNPIPVKFAAVILAGDRGAEDPLVKAAGVSCKALVPVAGRPMILRVLDALEGAAVIDSCLVCGSSDRLLGRSPELDSLISSGKIRWVENKTSPSRSAQAALDELPPDRPVLVTTADHALLTPQMVDHFCTQAVKSECDVVAGLARSEMVAAAFPESRRTITRLRDGGYCGCNLFVFLTPRGGNAVTFWRRVEEQRKHPLKIVKSLGFMAVLRYLLGRLTLEEGLSRMSSLMDARAGVVWMPDAEAAVDVDKVEDWALTEKILSGRRESVLKKPFY; this is encoded by the coding sequence ATGAACCCTATTCCAGTAAAGTTTGCCGCCGTTATTCTCGCCGGCGACCGCGGCGCCGAAGACCCCCTCGTCAAGGCGGCCGGCGTCAGTTGCAAGGCACTGGTTCCCGTTGCCGGGCGGCCCATGATCCTGCGCGTACTCGATGCCCTCGAAGGTGCGGCCGTCATCGATTCATGCCTTGTGTGCGGCTCCTCGGACCGTCTCCTGGGCAGATCCCCCGAGCTGGATTCCCTGATCTCTTCCGGAAAGATTCGCTGGGTCGAGAACAAAACCTCGCCAAGCCGTAGCGCCCAAGCGGCCCTGGACGAGCTGCCGCCCGACCGGCCGGTGCTGGTGACCACCGCGGACCACGCGCTCCTCACTCCGCAGATGGTAGATCATTTCTGCACCCAGGCCGTCAAATCGGAATGCGACGTCGTTGCCGGCCTTGCTCGCTCCGAAATGGTGGCGGCGGCCTTTCCCGAGAGCCGCCGGACCATAACCCGCCTGCGCGACGGCGGATATTGCGGATGCAATCTCTTTGTGTTTCTAACTCCCCGGGGCGGCAATGCGGTAACCTTCTGGCGGCGGGTCGAAGAGCAGCGCAAGCATCCTCTTAAAATCGTAAAATCCCTCGGATTCATGGCTGTTCTGCGCTATCTTCTGGGCCGCCTGACCCTTGAGGAGGGATTGTCCCGCATGTCGTCGCTGATGGATGCCCGCGCCGGGGTGGTCTGGATGCCCGACGCGGAAGCGGCAGTGGATGTGGACAAGGTCGAAGACTGGGCTCTTACGGAGAAAATCCTTTCAGGACGCCGGGAAAGCGTGTTGAAAAAGCCTTTTTATTAA
- a CDS encoding N-acetyltransferase — MTTRPNESAMAEKDSSSAAPLEILPVCDRAAHREFLHLPESLYTHDPAWIPPLLLERREHLSKNNPYFRHATFQAWIARRGSKTVGRISAQVDQLHLQRYDDHTGFFGMLEAQDDPEVFQALLDTAQAWLRERGMKRIRGPFNLSINQECGLLVEGFDTPPVIMMGHALPYYSRRIEEQGFTAEQDLLAYRIGSDFAAPRHLEALSSRIAGQVRLRPMRRREFTEDLAIIKDIFEDAWANNWGFLPFTTEEFDDLGKSLKLLVPTDFVRIAEVDGEPAAMMVVFPNLNEAIRDLDGRLFPLGWLKLLWRLKVSGVKTGRVPLMGVRQRYQKSRLGAILALLMITSLQDSARSRGMEEVEMSWILENNVGMRRIIESIGGESYKRYRIYRKDLP, encoded by the coding sequence ATGACCACCCGGCCCAATGAATCGGCAATGGCTGAGAAGGACTCTTCCTCGGCTGCCCCGCTGGAAATCCTGCCGGTATGCGACAGGGCCGCACACCGCGAATTTCTGCATCTTCCCGAATCGCTGTATACCCACGACCCGGCCTGGATTCCACCCCTGCTCCTCGAACGCAGGGAGCATCTCTCAAAGAACAACCCCTATTTCAGACACGCGACATTCCAGGCGTGGATCGCCCGGCGCGGAAGCAAAACCGTCGGACGCATCAGCGCCCAGGTGGACCAGCTCCATCTGCAGCGCTATGACGACCATACCGGTTTTTTCGGCATGCTGGAGGCGCAGGATGATCCGGAGGTCTTTCAAGCCCTTTTAGATACAGCTCAAGCCTGGCTGCGCGAGCGGGGCATGAAACGCATCCGGGGGCCCTTCAACCTTTCGATCAACCAGGAATGCGGCTTGCTCGTCGAGGGCTTCGACACTCCCCCCGTAATCATGATGGGGCATGCCCTGCCGTACTATTCCCGGCGTATCGAAGAACAGGGGTTTACCGCTGAGCAGGATCTCCTGGCCTATCGCATCGGGTCGGACTTTGCCGCGCCCCGCCATCTTGAGGCACTGAGCTCACGCATTGCCGGACAGGTGCGCCTGCGGCCGATGCGCCGCCGGGAATTCACGGAAGACCTGGCGATTATCAAGGACATCTTCGAAGATGCCTGGGCAAACAACTGGGGCTTCCTGCCGTTCACCACGGAGGAGTTCGACGATTTGGGGAAGAGCCTCAAACTCCTCGTGCCGACCGACTTCGTCCGCATAGCAGAAGTTGATGGCGAACCGGCGGCAATGATGGTAGTTTTCCCCAATCTCAACGAGGCCATCAGGGATCTGGACGGCAGGCTGTTCCCCCTGGGGTGGCTCAAATTGCTCTGGCGGCTCAAGGTCAGCGGTGTTAAAACCGGCCGGGTGCCGCTCATGGGAGTTCGGCAACGCTATCAGAAGAGCCGTCTCGGTGCGATACTGGCGCTGCTGATGATAACCTCGCTGCAGGATTCGGCGCGCAGCCGCGGCATGGAAGAGGTCGAGATGTCCTGGATACTGGAAAACAACGTAGGGATGCGCAGGATCATAGAATCAATCGGCGGTGAATCCTACAAACGCTACCGCATCTACCGGAAGGACCTCCCTTGA
- a CDS encoding NTP transferase domain-containing protein, giving the protein MKAIILSAGQGKRLLPYTAERPKCTVPINGQAMVEWQIDELIKCGVEDICVVVGYGADKVEQLLYDRYGQGGVRTIFNPFYSVADNLGTCWIARSEMTEDFIILNGDTLFQAPVLENLLASEPRPVTVTIDRKNSYDGDDMKVILDGERLVRIGKDLPLDQVHAESIGMLLFRGEGPELFRQTVEDVMRNPTSLKRWYLSVIDELAQKSPVWTCCIEGLVWGEVDCPADLKHAEKVVRGIAERQAGDMRGAV; this is encoded by the coding sequence ATGAAAGCCATTATTCTCAGCGCAGGACAGGGGAAGAGACTGCTTCCCTATACCGCTGAACGGCCCAAGTGTACCGTTCCCATCAATGGTCAGGCAATGGTTGAATGGCAGATCGACGAACTGATCAAGTGCGGCGTCGAAGACATCTGCGTCGTGGTCGGGTACGGGGCCGACAAGGTCGAGCAACTGCTCTATGACCGGTACGGACAAGGTGGCGTACGCACCATTTTCAACCCCTTCTACTCCGTGGCCGACAACCTGGGCACATGCTGGATCGCCCGATCCGAGATGACGGAGGATTTCATCATCCTGAACGGCGACACCCTCTTCCAGGCCCCCGTCCTGGAGAACCTCCTCGCCTCCGAGCCGCGGCCGGTAACTGTAACCATCGATCGCAAAAACAGCTATGACGGCGATGACATGAAAGTGATTCTCGATGGCGAGCGCCTGGTACGCATCGGCAAGGACCTACCCCTCGACCAGGTTCACGCCGAGTCCATCGGCATGCTGCTGTTCCGGGGAGAGGGGCCGGAGCTGTTCCGGCAAACCGTGGAAGATGTCATGCGCAATCCCACCTCCCTCAAGCGCTGGTATCTGTCCGTTATCGACGAACTGGCACAGAAGTCGCCCGTCTGGACCTGCTGCATAGAAGGACTGGTCTGGGGCGAGGTCGACTGCCCCGCAGACCTGAAACATGCCGAAAAAGTGGTGCGCGGAATTGCGGAAAGACAGGCCGGCGACATGCGCGGAGCAGTATAA
- the lptF gene encoding LPS export ABC transporter permease LptF, whose translation MKFLEPFLILERYIVREIMAPLVAVCAVLIMIFAGYSAIQFLNDAVNGLLSGETVVALVGLKVLIAFEVLLPVTLYLAVVLALSRLHADSEITAMEAGGVGPGRIIVSVFSLALVLGLVVTVLSLFVRPWAYEQIYALEAKGKDEFDIAKVEAGRFYELGEKVVFFAEKLDPAGNQAGNVWIWELGSGMQKVTTARSAHQINGPGEGQKALVFRDGYHYVLNRKKGTDRIIHFSENVFQLDTDRTPPAKYRRKAASTLHLARSPEPEDIAEFQWRLSTGISTVLMSLLAIPLSRVAPRRGKYGKVTIAIVLFFAFYNLNLIAKTWVEKQVVGAVPGIWWVTALLGTLVLVLLPERNTFRRLSGRRPRVSGELLP comes from the coding sequence TTGAAATTTTTGGAGCCGTTTTTGATTCTGGAGCGCTATATAGTACGGGAAATTATGGCCCCCCTGGTGGCGGTCTGCGCGGTTTTGATCATGATTTTCGCCGGCTACAGCGCAATCCAGTTTCTTAACGATGCGGTCAACGGCCTGCTTTCCGGCGAAACGGTTGTCGCCCTGGTTGGGCTCAAGGTGCTCATCGCCTTTGAAGTCCTTCTTCCGGTCACTCTTTATCTGGCTGTTGTCCTTGCCTTGAGCCGCCTGCATGCCGACAGCGAGATTACGGCCATGGAGGCTGGCGGTGTGGGCCCGGGGCGAATCATAGTCTCGGTTTTTTCCCTTGCCCTTGTCCTCGGCCTCGTGGTTACCGTCCTTTCACTCTTCGTTCGTCCTTGGGCTTATGAGCAAATCTATGCCCTGGAAGCCAAGGGGAAGGATGAATTCGACATCGCCAAGGTTGAGGCCGGCCGGTTCTACGAGTTGGGCGAAAAAGTGGTCTTTTTTGCCGAAAAGCTTGACCCGGCTGGGAACCAGGCCGGAAATGTCTGGATATGGGAGTTGGGATCGGGCATGCAGAAAGTGACAACGGCCCGCAGCGCCCACCAGATAAATGGTCCGGGAGAGGGACAAAAGGCCCTGGTTTTTCGGGATGGCTACCACTATGTGCTGAACCGGAAGAAGGGAACCGATCGAATTATCCACTTCAGTGAAAACGTATTCCAGCTCGATACCGACCGGACCCCTCCCGCCAAATATCGACGCAAGGCCGCATCGACTCTGCATCTGGCCCGCTCGCCGGAGCCGGAGGATATTGCGGAGTTCCAATGGCGGCTTTCCACGGGCATTTCCACCGTCCTGATGTCACTGCTGGCGATTCCCCTGAGCCGTGTTGCCCCGCGGCGCGGCAAATACGGCAAAGTGACCATTGCCATCGTCCTCTTCTTCGCTTTTTACAACCTTAACCTGATAGCCAAGACCTGGGTCGAAAAACAGGTGGTTGGCGCCGTGCCCGGCATCTGGTGGGTAACTGCCCTGCTCGGTACCCTGGTGCTGGTACTGCTTCCGGAACGCAATACCTTTCGCCGCCTCTCGGGGCGCCGCCCCCGTGTCAGTGGAGAGTTGTTGCCGTGA